The Methylomusa anaerophila genome has a segment encoding these proteins:
- a CDS encoding heavy metal translocating P-type ATPase, with protein MPAAAAEPGCSCCSEEPPVRPVAEPACDCCTGADAVATPAPATCDCCADTVHPASAQTTPSRANTLTSTFTVDGLDCADCAAKLEKRISKLTGVMDANVNFATAKLKVTYDQSKLQPAQIAKAVGGFGYQAALMPAAGGPSGTQQSVFQVAGLDCGDCAAKLEKRIAALAGVASAQVNFAAGKMTVEHAAPVADILQAVKQAGYQAERLTAGPRRPEAKAAWWSNRRTQAMIVSGVILGLATVLEWLNYGNTVLIPLYVAAAVIGGYSAAKSGLYGLRSLTFDMNFLMTVAVIGAAAIGEWSEGAAVAFLFSFGNTLQTYTMDKTRQSIRALMELAPPEALVRRDGVEERLPVEEIVTGDAMIVKPGERIAMDGIVKSGLSAVNQATITGESLPVEKTAGDPVYAGTVNEHGALEIEVTHIAADSTLAKIMHLVEEAQAQKAPSQQFVDVFAKYYTPAVLLVAAGIMVLPWLLFNQPFAPWFYKGLVLLVISCPCALVISTPVSIVSAIGNASRNGVLIKGGAHLEQMGGIQAIAFDKTGTLTYGRPVVTELLPLGEKKEHELLTLAAAVEKWSEHPLAVAIVEKAKQLPLPPATNFKALVGRGAQADVNGQTVYVGNPRLFEELGLSLKQHKEVMISLEEQGKTVMLIGSQTSIWGLIAVADTLRHNSKDAIRELRQAGMKHIAMLSGDNSRVAAFISKTLNLDAYYSELLPQDKVTTVQKLTKEYGTVVMVGDGVNDAPALAAASVGVAMGVAGSDTALETADIALMADDLGKLAYVINLSRKTVAIIKQNIGFSLLTKIVFVIFTFWGYVDLWLAVLADMGSSILVTLNGMRLMQRLR; from the coding sequence ATCCCTGCAGCCGCTGCTGAACCGGGTTGCAGTTGTTGTTCAGAAGAGCCGCCAGTCCGGCCGGTGGCTGAGCCGGCTTGCGATTGTTGCACCGGTGCGGATGCAGTCGCCACTCCGGCGCCTGCCACCTGCGACTGCTGCGCTGACACGGTTCACCCGGCAAGCGCGCAAACAACACCGTCTAGGGCTAACACCCTGACCAGCACTTTTACCGTCGATGGCCTGGACTGTGCCGACTGTGCCGCCAAACTGGAAAAGAGGATCAGTAAACTAACCGGTGTCATGGATGCCAACGTTAATTTTGCCACCGCTAAGCTGAAAGTCACCTATGATCAATCTAAGCTCCAGCCGGCACAAATTGCCAAGGCAGTTGGCGGCTTTGGCTATCAGGCCGCGCTCATGCCCGCAGCGGGAGGGCCTTCCGGCACCCAGCAATCGGTCTTTCAGGTTGCTGGTCTGGACTGCGGCGACTGTGCCGCCAAGCTGGAAAAACGCATTGCCGCCCTGGCGGGCGTAGCGTCAGCCCAGGTGAATTTTGCCGCCGGCAAAATGACGGTCGAGCATGCTGCCCCGGTTGCCGACATTCTGCAGGCGGTTAAACAGGCCGGTTATCAGGCCGAACGCCTGACGGCAGGCCCGCGCCGGCCGGAGGCCAAAGCCGCGTGGTGGTCCAACCGGCGGACCCAGGCGATGATTGTATCCGGCGTTATTCTGGGGTTGGCCACGGTGCTGGAGTGGCTGAACTACGGCAACACCGTTCTCATTCCCCTGTATGTTGCCGCCGCCGTGATCGGCGGTTACAGCGCCGCCAAAAGCGGACTGTACGGCCTGCGCTCCCTTACCTTTGACATGAACTTTCTCATGACCGTGGCCGTAATTGGCGCCGCGGCCATCGGCGAGTGGAGCGAAGGCGCCGCCGTTGCCTTTTTATTCTCCTTCGGCAATACCCTGCAAACCTACACCATGGATAAAACCCGTCAATCCATCCGGGCGCTGATGGAGCTGGCCCCGCCCGAGGCGCTGGTACGGCGCGATGGAGTGGAGGAACGGCTGCCGGTGGAAGAAATCGTGACTGGCGATGCCATGATCGTCAAACCGGGTGAGCGGATTGCTATGGACGGCATTGTGAAAAGCGGCCTGTCGGCCGTTAACCAGGCCACCATTACCGGCGAATCACTGCCGGTGGAAAAGACGGCCGGAGACCCGGTATATGCCGGAACGGTTAATGAGCACGGCGCTTTGGAAATTGAGGTTACCCATATTGCCGCCGACTCCACATTGGCCAAAATTATGCACCTGGTGGAAGAGGCCCAGGCCCAGAAAGCGCCGTCCCAGCAATTTGTCGATGTTTTCGCCAAGTACTATACCCCGGCGGTCCTACTTGTTGCTGCCGGTATCATGGTACTGCCGTGGCTGCTGTTTAATCAGCCGTTTGCCCCCTGGTTTTATAAGGGCCTGGTGCTGCTGGTCATTTCCTGCCCCTGCGCCTTGGTCATCTCCACGCCGGTTTCCATTGTGTCGGCGATTGGCAATGCCTCCCGCAACGGCGTACTCATTAAAGGCGGCGCTCATTTGGAACAAATGGGCGGTATTCAGGCCATTGCCTTTGATAAGACCGGCACCCTTACCTATGGCCGTCCGGTCGTTACCGAGCTGCTGCCACTGGGTGAAAAAAAGGAACACGAGCTGCTGACCCTGGCGGCGGCCGTGGAAAAATGGTCCGAACATCCGTTGGCCGTAGCAATTGTGGAAAAAGCGAAGCAGCTTCCCCTGCCGCCGGCTACCAATTTCAAGGCCCTGGTGGGCCGCGGCGCGCAGGCCGATGTCAACGGGCAAACGGTCTATGTCGGCAACCCCCGGTTATTTGAAGAACTGGGCCTAAGCCTTAAGCAACATAAAGAAGTCATGATCAGCCTGGAAGAGCAAGGAAAGACGGTCATGCTCATCGGCTCCCAAACGTCCATTTGGGGATTGATCGCCGTAGCGGACACACTGCGGCACAACAGTAAAGACGCCATCCGGGAACTGCGGCAGGCCGGCATGAAACACATCGCCATGCTGTCCGGGGACAACAGCCGGGTTGCCGCCTTTATTTCCAAGACCCTGAATCTGGACGCCTACTACAGCGAGTTGTTGCCCCAGGACAAAGTGACTACCGTGCAAAAGCTGACCAAGGAATACGGCACCGTCGTAATGGTCGGGGACGGCGTCAACGACGCTCCGGCACTGGCCGCCGCCAGTGTTGGCGTAGCCATGGGCGTGGCCGGCTCGGATACGGCGCTGGAAACGGCCGATATCGCTTTAATGGCCGATGATCTGGGCAAACTGGCCTATGTCATTAACCTAAGCCGCAAAACGGTTGCGATTATCAAACAAAACATCGGCTTTTCTCTGTTGACCAAAATCGTATTTGTGATCTTTACCTTTTGGGGTTATGTTGACTTGTGGCTGGCGGTATTAGCCGACATGGGGTCCTCCATTCTGGTGACACTAAACGGAATGCGCCTTATGCAAAGGCTGCGTTAG
- a CDS encoding FTR1 family iron permease, which translates to MRKWLLLLLVPLLFAFSTNTALAAKTWGHVVSDMEKALNQSLTVYKQGDAEKARELVNDAYFGVFEKDGMERAVMSNISGKRASIEEYKISTIRKLMSNQAPVAQVEKEVKDLVVMLREDAAQLDGKQQNPTETFVASLLILVREGFEAILVIGAIIAYLIKSGNAAKTRIVYYSSLAAILASFATAVAFQQLFSISGANQEILEGATMLLAVVVLFSVSHWMVGKAETRAWQNYIEGKVQESLSSGNTWSLGAAAFLAVYREGAETVLFYQALFADADGQQGMIWGGFAVGCVALVVIFAFIRFGSVRIPLKPFFLGTSVLMYLLSISFAGGGVKELQEAGVVGVTPVPGVGTIDLLGIYPTWETLVPQFVLMLLAIGGVLYQRRKNKSQLSTGI; encoded by the coding sequence ATGCGTAAATGGTTGCTGCTTTTGCTGGTGCCGCTATTATTCGCCTTTAGTACCAATACTGCCCTGGCAGCCAAGACCTGGGGGCATGTGGTCAGCGATATGGAGAAGGCCTTAAATCAGTCACTGACCGTGTATAAACAGGGAGATGCCGAGAAAGCCAGGGAATTGGTGAACGATGCCTACTTCGGCGTGTTTGAAAAAGACGGCATGGAACGGGCAGTCATGTCCAATATTTCCGGCAAACGGGCCAGTATCGAGGAATATAAAATCAGCACAATTCGCAAGTTGATGTCCAACCAGGCCCCGGTGGCCCAAGTGGAAAAGGAAGTCAAGGATTTGGTTGTCATGTTGCGTGAGGATGCGGCTCAACTGGATGGCAAACAGCAGAATCCGACGGAGACATTCGTAGCGTCCTTACTGATTCTGGTGCGCGAAGGGTTTGAGGCTATTCTGGTTATTGGCGCAATTATTGCCTATTTGATCAAATCCGGTAACGCCGCCAAAACCCGTATTGTCTACTATAGCTCCCTGGCAGCGATTCTGGCCAGTTTTGCAACCGCCGTCGCGTTTCAGCAACTGTTCAGCATTAGTGGTGCCAATCAGGAAATACTGGAAGGTGCGACCATGCTGCTGGCAGTAGTGGTGCTATTTTCCGTCAGCCACTGGATGGTGGGCAAGGCAGAAACGCGAGCCTGGCAAAACTATATTGAGGGCAAGGTGCAGGAGTCCTTGAGCAGTGGTAATACCTGGTCTCTGGGGGCGGCCGCATTTCTGGCGGTCTACCGGGAAGGGGCGGAAACGGTACTTTTTTATCAGGCATTGTTTGCTGATGCCGACGGTCAGCAGGGCATGATCTGGGGCGGCTTTGCTGTAGGCTGCGTGGCGCTGGTGGTCATTTTTGCTTTTATTCGCTTCGGCAGCGTGCGAATTCCGTTGAAGCCGTTCTTTTTGGGCACCAGTGTGCTCATGTACCTTTTGTCTATCAGCTTTGCCGGCGGTGGCGTAAAAGAATTGCAGGAGGCCGGTGTAGTGGGCGTAACGCCGGTACCGGGCGTGGGAACCATCGACTTATTGGGCATTTATCCCACTTGGGAGACGCTGGTGCCCCAGTTTGTCTTGATGCTGCTGGCAATCGGCGGGGTACTATATCAACGGCGCAAAAACAAAAGCCAGCTTTCGACCGGAATTTGA
- a CDS encoding iron transporter — translation MKKKMYFVLMIVLVSALVVFASGCGSSQTTKPSEAPKTETNTDAKTDKAAAPHEAKGFEEFPIGEEQEMEGLKVAAVYFQPVQMEPAGMSLPPDKADLHLEADISATADNKTGFGVGDWVPNLTVKYKLKKLDNGQVMEGNFMPMNATDGPHYGANVKMLGAGKYEVVFIIESPEKQGFMLHTDKETGVPGRFWTKPLEVKWEFDFIPRKWGV, via the coding sequence GTGAAGAAGAAAATGTATTTTGTCCTAATGATTGTACTGGTTAGTGCTTTGGTAGTATTTGCGTCCGGTTGCGGCAGCAGCCAGACCACGAAACCGAGTGAAGCGCCAAAAACGGAGACCAACACCGATGCCAAGACTGATAAAGCGGCCGCGCCGCATGAAGCTAAGGGATTTGAGGAGTTCCCGATTGGCGAGGAACAGGAGATGGAGGGGCTGAAGGTTGCTGCCGTGTACTTCCAGCCGGTGCAAATGGAGCCTGCCGGCATGAGCCTGCCGCCCGATAAAGCCGACTTGCATCTGGAAGCCGATATTTCCGCGACCGCGGACAACAAAACCGGTTTCGGTGTAGGGGACTGGGTGCCGAATTTGACGGTAAAATACAAACTGAAAAAATTGGATAACGGGCAAGTCATGGAAGGCAATTTCATGCCGATGAATGCTACGGACGGGCCCCACTATGGCGCTAATGTAAAAATGCTGGGTGCCGGCAAATATGAAGTGGTGTTTATTATCGAAAGTCCGGAAAAACAGGGCTTCATGCTACATACCGACAAGGAAACCGGGGTGCCGGGCCGGTTCTGGACCAAACCACTGGAAGTCAAATGGGAATTTGATTTCATTCCAAGAAAATGGGGCGTGTAA